A genomic stretch from Pseudomonas sp. MUP55 includes:
- a CDS encoding 5-carboxymethyl-2-hydroxymuconate Delta-isomerase, translating into MPHLHLEYTANLAQLDTDKALLRLNHALVASGQFGAEFDIKSRTVKVESFRVGTGLGERAFVAVRLALLSGRSPQIKQQLSQSLLAVLQDLGPWPEGVQVQLSVELRDMDRDAYSKEAVGS; encoded by the coding sequence ATGCCACATCTGCACTTGGAATACACCGCCAACCTGGCGCAACTGGACACCGATAAGGCTCTGTTGCGCCTTAACCATGCGCTGGTGGCTTCCGGTCAGTTTGGCGCCGAGTTCGACATCAAGAGCCGTACAGTCAAAGTCGAGAGCTTTCGCGTAGGCACCGGCTTGGGGGAGCGGGCTTTTGTCGCGGTACGCCTGGCATTGCTCAGTGGGCGCTCGCCGCAGATCAAGCAGCAACTGTCGCAAAGCCTGCTGGCAGTGCTGCAGGACCTGGGCCCCTGGCCTGAGGGTGTGCAGGTGCAACTGAGTGTCGAATTGCGGGATATGGATCGCGACGCCTATAGCAAAGAAGCAGTGGGGAGTTAA